CGCTCGAGGACGTCGGCGACATGGCCGAGGCCCGCCAAGCGCTGACCGAGGCCGTGTTGTGGCCGCTGCAGCACCCCGACACCTTCGCCCGGCTGGGCGTCGACCCGCCGCGCGGGGTGCTGCTCTACGGCCCGCCCGGCTGCGGCAAGACCTTCGTCGTGCGCGCGCTGGCCAGCACCGGGCAGCTGTCGGTACACGCCGTCAAGGGCTCCGAGCTGATGGACAAGTGGGTGGGAAGTTCGGAAAAGGCTGTGCGCGAACTGTTTCGGCGCGCCCGGGACTCGGCGCCCTCGCTGGTCTTTCTCGACGAGGTGGACGCGCTGGCGCCGCGGCGCGGGCAGAGCTTCGATTCGGGCGTCACCGATCGGGTGGTGGCAGCGCTGCTGACCGAACTCGACGGCGTGGATCCGCTGCGCGACGTCGTCGTTCTGGGCGCCACCAACCGGCCGGATCTCATCGACCCCGCGCTGCTTCGTCCCGGCCGGCTGGAGCGACTGGTCTTCGTCGAACCTCCCGATGCCGCCGCGCGCCGCGACATCCTGCGCACCGCAGGCAAATCGGTGCCGCTGAGCGCCGACGTCGACCTCGACGAGGTGGCGGCCGGACTCGACGGCTACAGCGCCGCCGATTGTGTGGCGCTGCTGCGCGAAGCCGCATTGACGGCCATGCGCCGATCCCTCGATGCCACCGATGTGACGGCCGCCGACCTCGCGGCGGCCCGCGAAACCGTCCGTCCCTCCTTGGATCCCGCGCAGGTCGAGTCCCTACGGGCTTTCGCCAAAGCTGTTTAGCACGGCCAACGCCGCGCCGGCCACGTCCTTTTCCAGCCATGACGGCATCGGGTCGTCGTGGGCGTGGCGCCGCACCACCGCGTAGGGCAGGTCCGCGACCGCCCGCGCGACGGCATCGATGGAGCGCGGCCTGGCGTTCCCGTACAGTTGCCGGGCCAACACCGCGATCCGCTCGGTCAGCGGGGCATTCATCGCGGTGAGCGTCCGCCGGAATGCCGCGTCGGGCTCGTCGTCGAGCAGGTCGCCCGGGCGGATCGTCAACAGCAGCCGCGCGTCCTCGGGCAGGGCGCGCGCGAAACCCACGGCCGCCACGGCCATCGCCACGGCCGTATCCGCCGCGGTATCCCCATTCGCGGCCAGCGCCCGCGCCTGGAAGCGTTCCAACGCGCGCAGCCACGCCGCCGTCAGGATGCCGTCGCGGTTGCCGAAGCGGTGATACAGCGTGCCCGCCGGTGCGCCACTGGTTTTCGCGATGGCGGCCACGCTCGCCGCGCGCGGCCCGCCGTCGAGGACCAGCGCCCGGGCGGCGTCAAGGATCACATCGGTTTCATGCTTCCGCGGAGGGGCCATGATCTAGTACAGTCCTTCTATATGGAACGATTACCCTATATTGATGAGCATGCCATAACCATCGAGGCAAACCGCGCAGACACGTGGTCGGCGCTGCTGCGGGTGATGTGCCGCGACCCGCACGACGCGACGACGGCGCCGGTCGGCTTCGTCCTGGACGAAGCGCGTGCGCCGGTGCGATTCGCGCTGAAGGGCCGCCACTGGTTCGCGATCTACCAGTGGGTGTTCGAGCTGGACGAACTCGACGGCGCCCACACCCGGCTGCGCGCGGCCACCTGGGCGGCCTTCCCGGGGATCCACGGGAAGGCGTATCGGACACTCGTCATCGGCACCGGCGCACACCGCGTCGTCGTGCGATCAACGCTGAAACGCGTTGCGTCCTCGGCGCTTTCCGGGCCGGCGCGGAGCGGCGATGCGGCCGATTACGTGGACGTCTTCGAAGTGCCGATCGCCGTCGGCGACGCGCGCACCGCGGAACAAACCTTTCGTGACGCGCTGGGCGACACGCCGGGGGCCCTCGGGAAGCTCGTCTTCTGGGTCCACCGCCACGTGCTGAGGCTGCGCCTGGGCCCGGCCCGCTCGCCGCAACACCTGATCGGCTGGACGGTCGTGCGATCGGATCCCGACGAGCTGATGCTGGCGACGTGCGGGCCGCTCATGCGCGGCGAGCTGACGCTGCGACGCCAGGACGATCAACGCGCCGTCCTGACCACCCGCCTGCACTACCGCCAGAAACGCGCCGCCCGGACGATCTGGGCGCTGGTGGGCCCCCTGCACCGGATCCTGGCCCCGCGGCTGATGCAACGCGGCGCTGCCCGCGGCCTTGTCCCCGCGAGATAAACGAGTCGCGCCAGCTCCATTTTTTGCAGTTGACTGCAATATTGCGTGTCACTGCATTCACGGGCTATGGTGACCCTCGAGCGATGCCGCAACGAATCGAGGGACGCCGATGACAATCACGCGCCACGCGGCGCGGCCGCTGAACGAGTTCATGAACGACCCGATCAGCTTCTTCGGCCAGTCGTATACGCGGATGCACAGCATCGAACGTCCGGAACTCGAAGAGCTGCAGCGTCAAGCCATGCGCGTCCGCTTCGCCGAGCACTATCGGAGCATCGAGATCCTGCGCAAGCTGGCCGACCGGCTGGGCATTAGCGCGCTCGATGACTTCGATGACATTGTGCCCCTGATGTTCTCGCATACGGCGTTCAAGTCGTACCCGGCGGCGCTGATCGACAAGAAGCGCTTCGACCTGTTGACCCGGTGGCTGGACAAGCTGACCAGCTACGACTTGTCGGGCGTAGACACCGCGGGGTGCGCCGGCATCGACGACTGGATCGACCGCCTCGACGAACAAACCCCGCTCGAGGTCATCACCTCCAGCGGCACCACGGGAACCATTTCGATCCTGCCCAAGGACAAGCAGGGCGCCGAAGAGGGCATGGTGCTGTGGAAGATCTGTCTGTTTCAGACATTTGGCCAAGAACCCACCGAGGCGGAGCTCAATCCGTCGGTCGATGTCGTGTGGCCCAACTTCGCCAGCGGCAAGCTCGGCCATCTGCGCATCGCCAACATGATCAAGCGCGGCTTCACCGGCGGCGACGAAACCAGATTTCACGCCCTGTATCCGGGCGCGATCGACACCGACCTGATGTTTCTGGCCTCCAAGATGCGCGCGGCCGCCTCCCGCGGTGAACTCGACCGACTTGAAATCGACCCCGCACTGGCCGCGCGCAAGGATGAGTTCATCGCCATGCAGGCACGCCAGGCGGCCGACATGGAAGCGTTCTTCACCCGGCTCAGCGACCAGTTGCGCGGGAAGCGCGTCTTCATGCTGGGCACCTACCACCTGATGTATGACATCGCCAAGGCCGGCCTGCAGCGCGGAGTACGAAACGTGTTCGCCCCCGACTCGGCGATCCTCACCGGCGGCGGCATGAAAGGCATTGCGCTGCCTGACGATTTCATGGACGTGATCAAGGAGTTCCTCGGCGTCGACCGCATCCAGGTCGGTTACGGCTTCTCCGAATCGAGCACCTTTCACTGGGGTTGCAGCCAGGGTCGCTACCACGTGGCGCCGTGGGTCATCCCGTTCGTGCTCGATCCCGACACCAGCGAGCCGCTCCCCCGCACCGGCGTCCAGACCGGCCGCGCTGCCGTCTACGACATCCTGCTGCGCGCCCACTGGGGTGGCGTCATCTCCGGTGACGAAGTCACCATCAACTGGGATCTGCGGTGCCCGTGCGGGCAGACCAGCGTCGCCTTCGAACCCGACATCATCCGCTACAGCGAGAAGCAGGGCGTTGACGACGACCGGATCACCTGCGCCGCAACGCAAGAGGTGCACGACGAGGCGGTCAACTTCATGAAGGGCATCGAGCTGTGATCGCCTACACCGTCCCGCTGTTCTTGCGGGGCCAGGTCATCGTCGATGATCTCGTGCCCTTCGAGACCCGCATCGGCGCCTCGCAATTCCAGGCGCCGGACATGAGCAAGTACGTCGAACACCTGCCGCTGAAGAATCCGGGGCAGATGAGCGACCTCTACGCGCTGAGCTTCGACGAGATCCTCGACGTGCTGGCCGCCCTCGGCGACGCTTTGGACTTCGAGACGAACTCCCACCTGCAGGAAGCCTACGAAGCCTCGTTGCTCGCCAACGTGCTGCCGGCGGAGATGCTCAAGAACAGCTATCGGGTGCTGCCGCCGCTGTTTTCCCGCGAGAACGTCACCGAAATCGCCGATACTCAGGTCGGCCTGGATTACCTCAACGGGTGGGTGCCGCACACCTTGCGCGACGGCCGTGAATTGCGCGTGCGGGCCTTTGGATCCCGCGTGCTGCACATCCCGGCGGGCAATGGCGGCCTGGTCTCGGCGGTGACGATCCTGCGGTCCGTGATCACCCGGTCCGACGTCATCGTCAAGGTCCCGTCCAACGATCCCCTCACCGCGATCGCCATCGCCCGCACGCTTGCCGACATTGCACCCGATCACCCGATCACCAAGCACCTGGCCGTCGGGTATTGGAAGGGCGGCGACCTGGCGGTCGAGGAAGCCCTCTACCAACCGCACCACATCGAAAAGATCGTGGCCTGGGGAGGATTGGCCTCGGTCAAACACGTGACCCGCTACATTCAGCCCGGCTTGGAGCTGATCGCCCTGGACCCCAAGCGCAGCGCCACCATCATCGGCGCGGAGGCATTCGCGGACGAAGCGACGCTCAGCGAAGTGGCCCGCCGCGCCGCGATCGACATCGGTGTGGCCAATCAGGAAGGGTGCGCGAACGCACGCGTCATCTATGCGCTCACCGGAACCGACGCGGCGGGCCTTGCCGACGCCAACCGCCTGGGCGAACTGATCTACTCCGAACTCGTTCGTCTACCCGCGGTGGTCAGCACCCCGCCGCGCTATCCCAGCCGGGAGCTCTTCGACCACGTCGAGTCCTCGCGGATGGCCGAGGACTTCTATCGCGTCGTCGGTGGCGAGCGTCGCGAGGGGGCCATCGTCATCTCGCAGATCGATGAGCCCGTGGACTATTCGCCAATGTTGTCCGGTCGTGTCGCCAACATCGTGCCGGTCGATAGCATCGACAAGGTGACCGCCGCCGTGAACGCCTACACGCAGACCATCGGCGTCTACCCCGAATCGCTCAAGCGCCGGCTGCGCGACACCCTGCCGTTGTTCGGCGCCCAGCGCCTGACCAGCTTGGGGTATGCGTGCAGTGTCGCGATCGCCATGCCCCAGGACGCCATCGAGCCGATCCGACGGATGTGCAAATGGATCGTCGACGAGGAGTGCGACCCCGCCGTCGTCCTCCCCCTGTGGCAAGCGGCGACGGCATGACCGAACATCCGACCGCATACGACGTGGTCGACGGAATCGACCTGTCCGGCAAGACATGTGTGATCACCGGAGCGTCGTCGGGCCTGGGCCGCGAGTCGGCCCGGGCGCTGGCCGGCACCGGCGCGCACGTCATCATGGCGGCCCGCGACCGCGAAGCGCTGGCGGAGACGGCTGCGTGGATCGCGGCCGGGGTGCCCCGAGCCCGGATATCGACGGTGCAGCTCGACCTTGCCGCACTGTCCAGCGTCCGCGCGGCGGCGGCCACGATCGGTGACCTCGCGCCGGTCATCGACGTGTTGATGAACAACGCCGGCGTCATGTTCACCCCGCCGGGCAGGACACAGGATGGCTTCGAACTGCAAATCGGGACAAACCATTTCGGCCATTTCGAGCTGACCCGTCTCCTCGTGCCCCGGCTCGCCGCCGCCGGCGGCGCCAGAGTGGTGATCCTCTCGTCCGGCGGGCACGTCATGGCCGACATCGACTTCGACGACCTCAACTGGGAGCGTCGCGAATACGACAAGTTCGCCGCCTACGGCGCAGCCAAGACGGCCAATATCCTGCACGCGTTGGAAGCCGACCGGCGCCTGCGGGACGCGGGGATCCGGGCCTACGCCGTACATCCCGGCACCGTGGCCACGTCGCTCGCACGGTACATGTCCCGGTCGGATTTCTCGCAGCTGCGCCAGCTTGTCGCCGGCAACGCCGGCGAGCCCTCCGACGGCTTCCTCGACTTCGTCATGCCCGAACAAGGCGCGGCTACCCAGGTGTGGGCCGCGGTGAGCCCCGAGTTGTCCGACCGGGGCGGTCTCTACCTGGAGGCGTGCGGGATCGGCGAGGCCGCGCCCCACGCCCGCGACGCCCGGCGCGCTGCCGAATTGTGGGAACTCTCCGAGAAGCTCTGCGCCACACCATGAGCAGGCTCGAGCGCCGCAAACGCGAGGTGCGGGAAAAAATTCTCACCGCCGCCTTCGACCTGTTTTTGGACCGCGGCGTCGCGGTCACCACCATCGAGGAGATCTGCGAACAAGCCGACGTTGCCAACCGAACGTTTTTCAATCACTTCGCCACCCGGCAGGAGATGATCCGCGCGCTCGCCGAACAGCGGCTGGTCAACCTGCACGACGTCGTGTTCGATCGCGCCGACGAAGCGATCCCGGCGCGCCTGGTCGGTGTGTTCGACGACATCGCCGCCACACTGGCCGGGTCGGGCGACACCTACCGCGAGATGATCGGGGAAATGCTGGCCACCACCGGCTATGGCATCCAGCGCGGATCCAACCTGCACGACACCTTTGTCGAGTTGGTCAAGGAGGGCGTCGCGCGGGGTGAGGTCGGCGCGCGCCACGACGCACAAACGTTGGCCGACATCATGGTTGGCGCGCTGTCCGGGGGCATCCTCAACTGGACCCTGGATCGGTCCTATTCGCTGGAGACCAACCTGCACAACCTCGGCGTCGCACTCGCCGAACTGCTCACTTCCGGCGCCGGCCCGCCACGCCGGCGCACACGCCGGGCAGATTCCGGCGGCTAGTCGCCGCGCTCACGGTTCGGGAAGCGGCGCCCACTCCCGCGACAGCCGCGCGGTGAAATTCGGCGGGCGGCGGTCCAGGAAGGCGGCGACGCCCTCGCCGGCGTCGGCCCCGCCCATCACCCGTTCGTGCAGCTGGGTTTCCAGCGCGGCGACCTGCCGCGGTGTGTAGCGATTGATCGCGCTGTCCCAGAGCAGGCGCTTACACAGCGCGGCCGACATCGGGGCCACGTTGACCGCGATGTCGCGGGCCACGGTCAGCGCGTGCTCGAGGACCTGCTCGGCGGGCAGCGCCCGATTCGCGATACCGAGCGTCACGGCCTCCGCGCCGCCGAACGTGCGCCCGGTGAGCAGGATGTCCGCGGCCACCCCCAGGGTGGTCAACTGGGTCAGCGTCCAGTGCGCCATGCAGTCGGGGATCACTCCCCGGCGAACCTGCACCACACCGTATTTGGCGTCCTCGGCGACGATGCGGATGTCCGCCTGCAACGCGATCGTGAGGCCGATTCCGATGGCGTGGCCGTTGAGCGCCGCGATCACCGGCTTGCGCAATTCGAAGGCGGCCGGGGTGATCGGTGACGCCGAGAACGTGCCGTCATCGGCGGGCGCATCGAACGGGCTTGCGCCGCCGGAGAAGTCGGCGCCGGCGCAAAAGGTGCGTCCCGCCCCGGTCACCACGATGGCCCGCACGCCGTCGTCCTCGTCGCACTCGCGGTAGGCCCGGCTCAGCAGCGCCCCCATCTCGGCGGTGTAGGCGTTCAGGTGCTCGGGCCGGTTGAGCGTGAGAACCGCGACGCCCGAATCGACTTCGACCCTGAGATCATCGCTCATGGCAGGGCCGGCGCTCGGTGCAGGGCGCCGATCAGGTCGGCGACGTCGGCGTCGCGCGGCGTGTAGCCGGGGAAGTAGCAGCACACCTCCCCGGCGTGCTCGCCGAACCGGGCGGCGATCTGCTGCGCGCATTCCTCGGGCGTTCCGACGATCCCGATCCGGGCCACCATTTCGTCGCTGATCAGCCGGCGCATCTCGGAGAAGCGCCCCTGCTTGGACAGGGTGTTGAGTTCGGGCTGGACGTCTGCCCAGCCCTCGACCTGCAGCACGGGCAGGTAGGCCGGCGTCGAGCCGTAAAACGCGATGAGCGAAGCCACCCCGTTGACCGCGGCCGCCAGATCCGCCTCGTCCCGGCCGACCGCGACCATGGCCTGGGCGATGATGGTGAACTCACCGAACGCCCGGCCCGAACGACGCAGCCCCTCACCGATCGCGGGTACGGTGCGTTCGGCGAAATGGCGGGCGCTGTTGAACGGCATCACCAACAAACCGTCGGCGACCTCGGCGGCGGTGCGCGTCATCACCGGGCCGAGCGCGCCCAGCAGCACCGGCGGCGGCCCGAACGGGTTCGGGCCGGGGTTGAAGTTCGGCGCCATCACGGTGTGCGTGTAGAACTCGCCGCGAAAGTCCAAGCGTCCCTGGCCCTCCCACGCGGCGAAGATGGCCTTGATCGCCGCGATGGCCTCGGCCATGCGGGCGGCGGGCTTGTCCCACTTACTGCCATAACGCTTTTCGATGTGCACCTTGATCTGTGAGCCGAGGCCGAGGCGGAACCGGCCGCCGCTGTAGAGCTGCAGGTCGTAGGCGGAGTGCGCCAGGTGTAACGGGCTGCGCGGCGGCGCGATCGCCACGTTCGTCATGAGGTCCAGGCCGGTCGTGCCGGCGGCGAGGAGCAGCGGGAAGAACACATCGTGCTGGCCTTCGAACGTGAACAGGCCGTCCGCGCCCCTCGCGGCGATCTCGGCGGCGCTCGCCGTCGCCCCCGCCGGAGAGCCGTCCACCTGGAGGTGAACCTTCATCGTAAGCTCCTGTCGCGCAGTGTTATTCGGAGAGCTGAAACTCGACCACCTCGGCGACCGCGTTCACGGCTTCGCTTAGCGCGGCGAGGCGCTCGGCGGCCGTCGGGGCCGCCAGCACCGTGTAGCGGTCGGCCGTGCCGATCGGGATGCGCGAGGCCAACGCGAACAGGCGCTCCCCCGCTGGGCCCTGCGAGTCGTGGCCCAACAGGACCTCGCGGCCGGGCAGGGTGATCCCGCGCGCCTGCGCGATCCGCTCGAACAGGGCCACCGCGCGGTCTTCGACGTCGAGCAGCTGGGCCGGCGAAACCTCGGGGCCCGGCTCGTCGGGCCATAGCGTGATCCGCGCCCGCGGATAGGGATCGTCGGGCAGCCATTCGCACACCCGGATGCGTTCCCCGGTCCGGCAGTGCAGCGCGTACCGGCCCGCACCCTGGTCGGCGCATTCGGTGATCCGCGACAACACCCCGACGTCGCAACGCGAATCACCGCCGCCCACCTCGCGCCCCTGCGAGATCAGCACCACCCCGAACGGATCGCCCGTGTCCACGCAGTGCCGCACCAGCGCGCCGTAACGGGGCTCGAAGATGCGCAGCGGCAGGTCCTGGTCGGGCAGCAACGCCGACTCGAGCGGAAACATCGCCAGCTCAAGGGATTCCATCATCAGATTTCCAGCTCGGAGACCAGCGCGTCGACGACCGCGCGCAGGTCGCCGTCGTGTTCCTCGGCCACTCGGCGCTGGCGCTGGTAAGACGCGCCCTGCCTGGGTATCTCGGCCACCGCGGCCAGCTCGTCGACGCAGTTCAACTTCTTGGCGACCGGCTCCAGCCGGTTGAGCACCTCATCGAGGTCCTCGGTGACCAAACGCTCGTTGCTGTCGGCGTCCAGGATGATCACCGCGTCCAGGCCGTAGCGCGCCGCGCGCCACTTGTTCTCCTGGTTGTGCCACGGCGGCATGCTGGGCAACGACTCGTCAGCTTCCAGCCTGCGGTCCAAATCGACCACCAGGCAATGGGTGAGCGCGACCAGCGCGCCCAATTCCCGCAGGTTGGACACGCCGTCGCAGATCCGCATCTCGATCGTGCCCAGGTGCGGGGAAGGCCTGATGTCCCAGCGGACTTCGTCGACGTGATCGATGATGCCGGTCTTCTTCTGGTCGTAGACGAATCCCTCGAACTCCGACCAGGTCTGGAACTGGAACGGCAGTCCGGCGGTGGGCAGCTGCTGAAACATCATCGCCCGGTTGCTGGCGTACCCGGTGTCCACGCCGGTCCACCACGGTGAGGATGCCGAAAGCGCCAACAGGTGCGGGTAGTAGTTCAGCAGCGACGTCATGATCGGCATCACCTTGTTCGGCGACGAGATCCCGACGTGCACGTGCACACCCCAGATCAGCATCTGCCGTCCCCACCACTGGGTGCGCTTGATCAGCTCGGCGTAGCGCGCGCCGGAGGTGAGCTTCTGGCTGGTCCACTGCGCGAACGGATGTGCGCCCGCGCAGAAGAGCTCCATGCCCCGATCCCGCACGATGCGGCGCGCGGGTCCCAGGGTCTGCCGCAGGTCCTCCATCGCCTCGCCCGCGGATTGGCAGATGCCGGTGACCACTTCGACGGTGTTGCGCAGCAATTCCTTGTGCACGCGCGGGTTTTCGCCGATCTCGGCGATCACCGCGGTGGCTTCGTTGCTCAGATCGCGGGTCTGCGCGTCGACGAGCGCGAACTCCCACTCCACCCCGATGGTCGGCCGTGACGAACGGGCGAAATCGATGCGCGCGTCACGCCTTTTAGCCGGCACCGATGACACCGCACGCCACCCGCTTGCCGGCGTCACCGGTGGTCATCGTCATCTCGTCGGGGCCCGGCGTTCCGTTGGTCTGGTTGTAGCGCTCGGCGGGGATGTTGGCGAAGTTGTCCGCGCCGGCGTGAATGATGATCGCGGTCTTCTGCCCGGTGAGCAGGTCCTCCATGGCGAAGGCGTCCGTGGTGGTCACCAACGTCCCGGAACCGTCCTTGCGCACCTGCAGGGAGGTCAGGTCTCCGCTGGCGGGCTCGCCGGCGTGGCCGGACACCTGGAAGTGGCCGCCCGCGGACAGGAAGTCCCCGGGCGCACCGCCGTTCGGGGCGACCGAGTTGGGTTCACACTTGCCCACCTTGTGGATGTGGACGCCGTGAAAACCGGGCGCGAGTACGCCGTTGGCGGTCGTCTCGATGGTGACCGTCGCGTAGCCGTTGTTGAATTCGAACTTCGCGACCGCGACCTGGGTGCCGTCCGGTGCCTTCAGGTGCGTGGTGACGGTCGGCACTTCCGCTGGCCCGGCCTCCGCGCCTTTGGCGCCCTGCGGCGACGGCGATCCCGTCCAGACCGCGGGCGTGGTGCCCGGGACGGACGACGCGTACTGCGGCGTCGAGCAGGCGCCCAGCAGCGCGACGCAACCGGCCAGAACCAGTGAGGGGGGCAGCTTACGCATAGCCAGCAGCCTAGCCCGGCGACGATGCGAGCCGGAACGGCTCGCGGAGGAGTCGGGCGATCGAATCCGGCGCTGATCTAGCCCGCGACGAGGACGATGACGCCCGGCGGCTCGCCGCTCAGCGCGGGAATGCGCGGTTCGACGGGGGCGCCCAGCTTTTTGCCGATCGCGTCGGCGGTGGCGTGCTCGTCGTCGGCATCGGTGTAGTAGACCGTGGTGGCCGAGACGTCGGGCACGGTCATGTTGTCGACCTTGGTGACCTTGAAGCCGGCGGACGTCAGCTGGTCTCCGGTGCGCGCGGCGACACCCTCTTTGGTGGAGATGTTGTACACCTGCACCTCGGCCTGGGTGGTCGCCGGCTTGTTGCTCGTCGACGTGGCCGACGCGGTGGCGGTCGCGCTGGATACCGGCGACGCCGAATCGTCGTCAGAGTTCCCGGAGGTGCCGAGCGCCTGCCAACCGAGCAGCAGGAAAATGACGCCGAGGAACAACAGCACCATCACCATGGCCCGCAGGGGCAGCCCAGTGGAGTCGGGAACTCGTTCTTTCATCGAGCCCTACTGTAACGAGTCAGGTCACCTCGAAGCCGAGACGCCGCGCCGCACGTGCCTTCTGCCTGCTCGCGCGCAACCGGCGCAGCCGTTTCACCAGCATCGGGTCGGCCGCCAGCGCCTCAGGCCGGTCAACGAGCGCGTTGAGCACCTGGTAGTACCGCGTCGCCGACATCGAGAACAACTCTTTGATGGCGTCTTCCTTCACACCGGCGAACTTCCACCACTGGCGTTCGAAGGCCAGGATGTCGTGCTCGCGGCGGGTAAGTCCATCTGCGACGTCAGAATCGTCCCCCGATCGATTTGCCCGCGCCATGGCGCTGTCCATATCGCTTCCCCTGGACCCTTCCGGCGAATTCCGAACTGCTCGAATGACTTGACTTAGCTAAGGGCGTGTTTCGGCGAATATTGAAACACGCCCCAAACCCTCAAGCCGTCATCCAGACCCGCGAGTCGGCCGATTGGCCTAATTGCCCACCCCCGAAGATCGGCGGCTGAGCAGCCCACGGGCGTGCGGTAGCTTAGCCGACCATGGCAGTCGTTCCGATCCGCATTGTGGGAGATCCCGTCCTGCATACCCCGACGAAACCGGTGCCCGTCGCTGCCGACGGTTCGCTGCCCGCGGAGCTGCCCGCGTTGATCGCCGACCTCTACGACACCATGGACGCCGCGCACGGGGTCGGGCTGGCGGCCAACCAGATCGGGGTCGGCTTGCGGGTCTTCGTCTACGACTGTGCTGACGAACGCGGGCGCACCGAGCGCCGGCGCGGCGTCGTCGTCAATCCGGTCCTGGAAACCTCCGAGATACCCGAGACGATGCCCGATCCCGACAACGACGACGAGGGCTGCCTGTCGGTCCCCGGCGAGTCCTTTCCCACCGGCCGGGCCAAGTGGGCCCGGGTCACCGGGCTCGACGCCGACGGCAACCCGGTCACCCTCGAGGGCAACGACCTGTTCGCCCGGATGCTGCAACACGAGACGGGGCACCTGGACGGCTTCCTGTATCTGGATCGCCTCGTCGGCCGGCACGCCCGCAGCGCGAAACGGGCGGTCAAGTCCAACAACTGGGGCGTTCCCGGCCTCTCGTGGCTGCCCGGCGAGGGACCGGACCCGTTCGGCCACTGATGATCTCGTGGCCGGCCCTGGGGACGCGGGTGATGGTTCGATACCGGCTCGCCGAGGGATCGGTACCGCCGTTGACCGACGCGGTGGGACACCTGCTCGCGGTCGACCCGGTGGTGCGGGTGCAGACGAAATCGGGTGCGGTCGTCGACTGCCGGCCCGCCGACGTGGTGATGCTGCGGGTGCTGACGTTCGCGCCGTTGCGCACCTCGGACATCCGGGCGCTCGAGCACGCGGCGGCCATGGCCTGGCCCGGCGTCGAACACACCTGGCTGGAGGGCTGGCTGCTGCGGGCCGGCCACGGGTCGGAACTTCCCCCCAATTCGGCGGTGCCGCTGGATCTTTCGGCCCGGCT
The sequence above is drawn from the Mycobacterium marseillense genome and encodes:
- a CDS encoding TetR/AcrR family transcriptional regulator gives rise to the protein MAPPRKHETDVILDAARALVLDGGPRAASVAAIAKTSGAPAGTLYHRFGNRDGILTAAWLRALERFQARALAANGDTAADTAVAMAVAAVGFARALPEDARLLLTIRPGDLLDDEPDAAFRRTLTAMNAPLTERIAVLARQLYGNARPRSIDAVARAVADLPYAVVRRHAHDDPMPSWLEKDVAGAALAVLNSFGESP
- a CDS encoding DUF2867 domain-containing protein yields the protein MERLPYIDEHAITIEANRADTWSALLRVMCRDPHDATTAPVGFVLDEARAPVRFALKGRHWFAIYQWVFELDELDGAHTRLRAATWAAFPGIHGKAYRTLVIGTGAHRVVVRSTLKRVASSALSGPARSGDAADYVDVFEVPIAVGDARTAEQTFRDALGDTPGALGKLVFWVHRHVLRLRLGPARSPQHLIGWTVVRSDPDELMLATCGPLMRGELTLRRQDDQRAVLTTRLHYRQKRAARTIWALVGPLHRILAPRLMQRGAARGLVPAR
- a CDS encoding acyl-CoA reductase encodes the protein MIAYTVPLFLRGQVIVDDLVPFETRIGASQFQAPDMSKYVEHLPLKNPGQMSDLYALSFDEILDVLAALGDALDFETNSHLQEAYEASLLANVLPAEMLKNSYRVLPPLFSRENVTEIADTQVGLDYLNGWVPHTLRDGRELRVRAFGSRVLHIPAGNGGLVSAVTILRSVITRSDVIVKVPSNDPLTAIAIARTLADIAPDHPITKHLAVGYWKGGDLAVEEALYQPHHIEKIVAWGGLASVKHVTRYIQPGLELIALDPKRSATIIGAEAFADEATLSEVARRAAIDIGVANQEGCANARVIYALTGTDAAGLADANRLGELIYSELVRLPAVVSTPPRYPSRELFDHVESSRMAEDFYRVVGGERREGAIVISQIDEPVDYSPMLSGRVANIVPVDSIDKVTAAVNAYTQTIGVYPESLKRRLRDTLPLFGAQRLTSLGYACSVAIAMPQDAIEPIRRMCKWIVDEECDPAVVLPLWQAATA
- a CDS encoding SDR family NAD(P)-dependent oxidoreductase, whose protein sequence is MTEHPTAYDVVDGIDLSGKTCVITGASSGLGRESARALAGTGAHVIMAARDREALAETAAWIAAGVPRARISTVQLDLAALSSVRAAAATIGDLAPVIDVLMNNAGVMFTPPGRTQDGFELQIGTNHFGHFELTRLLVPRLAAAGGARVVILSSGGHVMADIDFDDLNWERREYDKFAAYGAAKTANILHALEADRRLRDAGIRAYAVHPGTVATSLARYMSRSDFSQLRQLVAGNAGEPSDGFLDFVMPEQGAATQVWAAVSPELSDRGGLYLEACGIGEAAPHARDARRAAELWELSEKLCATP
- a CDS encoding TetR/AcrR family transcriptional regulator produces the protein MSRLERRKREVREKILTAAFDLFLDRGVAVTTIEEICEQADVANRTFFNHFATRQEMIRALAEQRLVNLHDVVFDRADEAIPARLVGVFDDIAATLAGSGDTYREMIGEMLATTGYGIQRGSNLHDTFVELVKEGVARGEVGARHDAQTLADIMVGALSGGILNWTLDRSYSLETNLHNLGVALAELLTSGAGPPRRRTRRADSGG
- a CDS encoding enoyl-CoA hydratase-related protein, which codes for MSDDLRVEVDSGVAVLTLNRPEHLNAYTAEMGALLSRAYRECDEDDGVRAIVVTGAGRTFCAGADFSGGASPFDAPADDGTFSASPITPAAFELRKPVIAALNGHAIGIGLTIALQADIRIVAEDAKYGVVQVRRGVIPDCMAHWTLTQLTTLGVAADILLTGRTFGGAEAVTLGIANRALPAEQVLEHALTVARDIAVNVAPMSAALCKRLLWDSAINRYTPRQVAALETQLHERVMGGADAGEGVAAFLDRRPPNFTARLSREWAPLPEP
- a CDS encoding TIGR03617 family F420-dependent LLM class oxidoreductase — encoded protein: MKVHLQVDGSPAGATASAAEIAARGADGLFTFEGQHDVFFPLLLAAGTTGLDLMTNVAIAPPRSPLHLAHSAYDLQLYSGGRFRLGLGSQIKVHIEKRYGSKWDKPAARMAEAIAAIKAIFAAWEGQGRLDFRGEFYTHTVMAPNFNPGPNPFGPPPVLLGALGPVMTRTAAEVADGLLVMPFNSARHFAERTVPAIGEGLRRSGRAFGEFTIIAQAMVAVGRDEADLAAAVNGVASLIAFYGSTPAYLPVLQVEGWADVQPELNTLSKQGRFSEMRRLISDEMVARIGIVGTPEECAQQIAARFGEHAGEVCCYFPGYTPRDADVADLIGALHRAPALP
- a CDS encoding LON peptidase substrate-binding domain-containing protein, which codes for MMESLELAMFPLESALLPDQDLPLRIFEPRYGALVRHCVDTGDPFGVVLISQGREVGGGDSRCDVGVLSRITECADQGAGRYALHCRTGERIRVCEWLPDDPYPRARITLWPDEPGPEVSPAQLLDVEDRAVALFERIAQARGITLPGREVLLGHDSQGPAGERLFALASRIPIGTADRYTVLAAPTAAERLAALSEAVNAVAEVVEFQLSE